A single genomic interval of Ictidomys tridecemlineatus isolate mIctTri1 unplaced genomic scaffold, mIctTri1.hap1 Scaffold_66, whole genome shotgun sequence harbors:
- the LOC144374359 gene encoding uncharacterized protein LOC144374359 produces the protein MELDLEKLPGHPDCLTGASPRRSLAGASPCLAGASPCLAGASPCLAGASPCLAGASPCLAGASPCLAGASPRRGLASPRRGLASPRRGLASPGPRLAGASPRRGLATPRLAGASPEPCLAGASPHRSLALPSRSWGLASPEPRFASPRLAGASPRLAGAWPRLAGASPRRGLASPGPRLAGASPRRGLASPGPRLTGASLCLASPRRSLASPRRSLASPRRSLASPRRSLASPRRSLALPEPCLASPGPRQGLASPGPRQGLASPGPRLASPEPRRSLARASPEPRLTSPESQRSSSLLCFPEMVPRLRRDCRKKKKWLRICGGLLQPCVEWPAMKS, from the exons ATGGAGTTGGATCTGG AGAAGCTGCCAGGCCATCCAGATTGCCTcaccggagcctcgcctcgccggagcctcgccggagcctcgccttgtctcgccggagcctcgccttgtctcgccggagcctcgccttgtctcgccggagcctcgccttgtctcgccggggcctcgccttgtctcgccggggcctcgccttgtctcgccggggcctcgcctcgccggggcctcgcctcgcctcgccggggcctcgcctcgcctcgccggggcctcgcctcgccggggcctcgcctcgccggggcctcgcctcgccggggcctcgccacgcctcgcctcgccggggcctcgccggagccttgcctcgccggggcctcgcctcacCGGAGCCTCGCTTTGCCGAGCCGGAGCTGGGGCCTCGCCTCACCGGAGCCTCGCTttgcctcgcctcgcctcgccggagcctcacctcgcctcgccggagcctggcctcgcctcgccggggcctcgcctcgccggggcctcgcctcgccggggcctcgcctcgccggggcctcgcctcgccggggcctcgcctcgccggggcctcgcctcacCGGAGCCTCGCTttgcctcgcctcgcctcgccggagcctggcctcgcctcgccggagcctggcctcgcctcgccggagcctggcctcgcctcgccggagcctggcctcgcctcgccggagtcTCGCCTTGCCGGAGCCttgcctcgcctcgccggggcctcgccagggcctcgcctcgccggggcctcgccagggcctcgcctcgccggggcctcgcctcgcctcgcccgagcctcgccggagcctcgcccgagcctcgccggagcctcgacTCACCTCGCCGGAGTCCCAACGAAGTTCCAGCCTGCTTTGTTTCCCGGAGATGGTTCCTCGACTTCGTAGAGACTGccgaaagaagaagaaatggttgaggatCTGCGGGGGTCTGCTGCAGCCCTGCGTGGAATGGCCCGCCATGAAGAGCTAG